One Kribbella sp. NBC_00662 genomic region harbors:
- a CDS encoding deoxyguanosinetriphosphate triphosphohydrolase, translating into MRKQHEGYDEHDAERWVAEPVKRPGRTAFARDRARVLHSAALRRLAAKTQVVTAGSDDFTRNRLTHSLEVAQIGRELAATLGCDPDIVDAACLSHDLGHPPFGHNGERALDQVATDIGGFEGNAQTLRLLTRLESKTFDAEGRSVGLNLSRATLDAATKYPWPRRSGERKFGVYDDDLAVFTWLRPGVGERRCLEAQVMDFADDVAYSVHDVEDAIVAHHLDLAAVDADRAPYWQTVRQMYLPEATDAELDEGWARLTSLNYWPGATFDDSRRALGGLKDLTSQLIGRFATAAEQATHAVFGRSRLIRYEADLIVPDGVRTEIGLLKGVGMFHVLDSRERQARRATQRELLTELVEALWKTAPRSLDLPFQSDFAEAVDDNARLRVVVDQVASLTDPSALAWHAHLVEGKVQP; encoded by the coding sequence ATGAGGAAGCAGCACGAGGGGTACGACGAGCACGACGCGGAGCGCTGGGTTGCCGAGCCGGTCAAGCGACCGGGGCGGACGGCGTTCGCGCGTGATCGCGCGCGCGTGCTGCACAGTGCGGCGCTGCGGCGGCTGGCGGCCAAGACGCAGGTGGTCACGGCCGGCAGCGACGACTTCACCCGCAACCGGCTGACCCACAGTCTCGAGGTCGCGCAGATCGGCCGCGAGCTCGCGGCGACGCTCGGCTGCGATCCGGACATCGTCGACGCGGCCTGCCTGTCCCACGATCTCGGGCATCCGCCGTTCGGCCACAACGGCGAGCGCGCGCTCGACCAGGTCGCGACGGATATCGGCGGCTTCGAGGGCAACGCGCAAACGCTGCGGCTGCTGACCCGGCTGGAGTCGAAGACCTTCGACGCCGAAGGTCGCAGCGTCGGGCTGAATCTGAGCCGCGCGACCCTCGACGCCGCGACGAAGTACCCGTGGCCGCGCCGCTCCGGCGAGCGGAAGTTCGGGGTGTACGACGACGATCTCGCCGTCTTCACCTGGTTGCGTCCGGGCGTGGGGGAGCGCCGCTGCCTGGAGGCGCAGGTGATGGACTTCGCCGACGACGTCGCGTACTCCGTGCACGATGTCGAGGACGCGATCGTCGCGCACCATCTCGACCTCGCCGCGGTCGACGCCGACCGAGCGCCGTACTGGCAGACGGTCCGGCAGATGTATTTGCCAGAGGCAACCGACGCTGAGCTCGACGAGGGCTGGGCCCGACTGACCTCGTTGAACTACTGGCCAGGCGCGACTTTCGACGACAGCCGGCGCGCTCTGGGCGGCCTCAAGGACCTCACCAGTCAGCTCATCGGCCGCTTCGCGACCGCCGCCGAGCAGGCCACGCATGCTGTCTTCGGGCGCTCCCGCCTGATCCGCTACGAGGCCGACCTGATCGTCCCCGACGGCGTCCGCACCGAGATCGGTCTGCTCAAGGGCGTGGGCATGTTCCACGTCCTCGACTCACGCGAACGCCAGGCCCGCCGCGCCACGCAGCGCGAGCTCCTCACCGAGCTGGTCGAGGCACTGTGGAAGACGGCCCCACGCAGCCTCGACCTGCCGTTCCAGTCCGACTTCGCGGAGGCGGTCGACGACAACGCCCGGCTGCGCGTTGTCGTCGACCAGGTCGCGTCCCTCACCGACCCCTCAGCTCTGGCCTGGCATGCCCACTTGGTCGAGGGGAAGGTCCAGCCCTAG
- the dnaG gene encoding DNA primase: MAGRIKEEDIALVRERARIDDVVGSYVTLKNAGGGNLKGLCPFHDEKSPSFNVTPSRGFFYCFGCQEGGDVIDFIQKIDQITFSEAVETLASKVGIQLRYEDSGAPVPRGPGNQRPRLVEAHKVAAEFYVDQLFGAAEAAPGRQFLDKRGFDKDAAVHFGVGFSPRGGDVLTNHLRGRGFTNAELVASGLSADGQRGLYDRFRGRLMWPIRDASSDVIGFGARRLFDDDRIEAKYLNTPETPIYKKSKVLYGVDLARREIAKGRQAVVVEGYTDVMACHLAGVQTAVATCGTAFGDDHARVLRQLLLDHDQFRGEVIFTFDGDEAGQRAALKAFAGDQAFAAQTYVAVEPDGLDPCDLRLEKGDAAVRELIGRRVPLYRFVLGNVLSKYDLDRADTRVDALRDAARLVISIRDRSKVDAFTRELAGHLGMDEDQVRSEVYRAAARQGSSSAPAQSGRSGSGQPGQPGHSGVGQSGQPGRPGPGQSGQPGSSADGQQGLPAGGPQQPRRADVPSPRDARYVIEWDALKVAMQHPNLVGVAFDELDDHDFTHPWLAAIRTAMAKAGGPAAAPAAEAWVVAVRDAIGNDPAAAVVGALAVDPLRLGREPDEQYAQALLARLQELTCARRIQDLKSKLQRTNPIDRADEYNRMFGELIALEAYKAELRNRAISGAI; the protein is encoded by the coding sequence GTGGCTGGCCGGATCAAGGAAGAGGACATCGCGCTGGTGCGCGAGCGGGCCCGGATCGACGACGTCGTGGGTTCGTATGTGACCTTGAAGAACGCCGGCGGTGGCAACCTCAAGGGGCTGTGCCCGTTCCACGACGAGAAGTCGCCGTCGTTCAACGTCACACCCTCCCGCGGCTTCTTCTACTGCTTCGGCTGCCAAGAGGGCGGCGACGTCATCGACTTCATCCAGAAGATCGATCAGATCACCTTCTCCGAGGCGGTCGAGACGCTGGCCTCGAAGGTCGGGATCCAGCTGCGGTACGAGGACTCCGGCGCGCCGGTGCCGCGCGGCCCGGGCAACCAGCGGCCGCGGCTCGTCGAGGCGCACAAGGTCGCGGCCGAGTTCTACGTCGACCAGCTGTTCGGGGCAGCGGAGGCAGCGCCGGGGCGGCAGTTCCTGGACAAGCGCGGTTTCGACAAGGACGCAGCGGTTCACTTCGGGGTGGGATTCTCGCCGCGCGGTGGCGACGTACTGACGAACCACCTGCGCGGTCGCGGTTTCACGAACGCCGAGCTGGTTGCGTCGGGGCTGTCCGCAGACGGGCAGCGCGGGCTGTACGACCGGTTCCGCGGCCGGCTGATGTGGCCGATCCGGGACGCGTCGTCGGACGTGATCGGGTTCGGCGCGCGGCGGCTGTTCGACGACGACCGGATCGAAGCGAAGTACCTGAACACGCCCGAGACCCCGATCTACAAGAAGTCCAAGGTCCTGTACGGCGTGGACCTCGCCCGGCGGGAGATCGCCAAGGGGCGGCAGGCGGTTGTCGTCGAGGGCTACACCGACGTGATGGCTTGTCACCTGGCCGGGGTACAGACCGCGGTCGCGACCTGCGGTACGGCGTTCGGCGACGACCACGCCCGCGTGCTGCGGCAGCTGTTGCTCGACCACGACCAGTTCCGCGGCGAGGTGATCTTCACCTTCGACGGCGACGAGGCGGGTCAGCGCGCCGCGTTGAAGGCGTTCGCGGGGGACCAGGCGTTCGCGGCGCAGACGTACGTCGCGGTCGAGCCGGACGGTCTCGACCCGTGCGACCTGCGGCTGGAGAAGGGCGATGCGGCGGTCCGTGAGCTGATCGGCCGGCGCGTCCCGCTGTACCGGTTCGTGCTCGGGAACGTGCTGTCGAAGTACGACCTGGATCGGGCGGACACCAGGGTCGATGCATTGCGGGACGCGGCGCGGCTGGTGATCAGCATCCGCGACCGGTCGAAGGTGGACGCGTTCACGCGGGAGCTCGCCGGGCATCTGGGGATGGACGAGGACCAGGTCCGCTCGGAGGTGTATCGCGCGGCCGCTCGGCAGGGGTCGTCGTCAGCTCCTGCGCAGTCTGGTCGGTCAGGTTCTGGGCAGCCCGGACAGCCTGGACACTCTGGCGTTGGACAGTCTGGTCAGCCTGGGCGGCCGGGACCCGGACAGTCTGGCCAGCCTGGGAGCTCGGCTGACGGTCAGCAGGGGCTGCCGGCTGGTGGGCCACAGCAGCCTCGCCGCGCCGACGTACCCTCTCCGCGGGACGCGCGGTACGTGATCGAGTGGGACGCACTGAAGGTCGCGATGCAGCACCCCAACCTGGTCGGCGTCGCCTTTGACGAGCTCGACGACCACGACTTCACCCACCCCTGGCTGGCCGCGATCCGCACCGCGATGGCGAAGGCAGGCGGCCCCGCCGCGGCGCCCGCAGCGGAGGCCTGGGTGGTCGCCGTACGCGATGCCATCGGCAACGATCCGGCCGCCGCGGTCGTCGGCGCACTGGCCGTCGACCCACTGCGCCTCGGCCGCGAGCCCGACGAGCAGTACGCCCAAGCGTTGCTCGCCCGACTGCAGGAGCTGACCTGCGCCCGCCGCATCCAGGACCTGAAGTCCAAGCTTCAGCGAACAAACCCGATCGACCGCGCCGACGAGTACAACCGAATGTTCGGCGAACTCATCGCCCTCGAGGCCTACAAAGCCGAACTCCGCAACCGAGCAATCTCCGGCGCTATCTAG
- a CDS encoding TetR/AcrR family transcriptional regulator: protein MEKVDGRLVRGDQTRRAVLRRSVDIASVDGLEGLSIGRLATELGISKSGLFAHFGSKEELQLSTIRAARRIYADNVVLPAFEVEPGLGRVWALSNHWLDYSQGRVFPGGCFFQKVSHEYAARSGAVHDALLTVHWEWMGLLEEAVQAAVDDGELEADPKQLAFELNAYYEAANLASILHDDGGAAYEQARQAVRSRLESAVVPGAPVPW from the coding sequence GTGGAGAAGGTCGACGGACGGTTGGTGCGCGGTGACCAGACCCGCCGCGCCGTACTGCGCCGGTCGGTCGACATCGCGTCGGTCGACGGGCTCGAAGGACTGTCGATCGGGCGGCTCGCGACCGAGCTCGGGATCAGCAAGAGCGGGCTGTTCGCGCATTTCGGCTCCAAGGAGGAGTTGCAGCTGTCGACCATCCGTGCCGCGCGGCGGATCTACGCCGACAACGTGGTGCTTCCGGCGTTCGAGGTCGAGCCGGGGCTCGGGCGGGTGTGGGCGTTGAGCAATCACTGGCTGGACTACTCACAGGGCCGGGTGTTCCCGGGCGGCTGTTTCTTCCAGAAGGTGTCGCACGAGTACGCCGCCCGCAGCGGAGCCGTCCACGACGCCCTCCTCACCGTCCACTGGGAGTGGATGGGGCTGCTGGAGGAGGCCGTCCAGGCCGCCGTCGACGACGGCGAACTGGAAGCCGACCCCAAGCAGCTGGCCTTCGAGTTGAACGCGTACTACGAGGCTGCCAACCTCGCGTCGATCCTGCACGACGACGGCGGCGCGGCGTACGAGCAGGCCCGTCAGGCCGTCCGCTCGCGTCTGGAGTCGGCTGTCGTTCCTGGTGCGCCCGTTCCCTGGTGA
- a CDS encoding helix-turn-helix domain-containing protein → MTDDYLSRIGNLIRDARKHRGWTQTQLAEVLNTSQSAVNRIEKGHQNLTLEMLARIGEALDSEIVSLGGGPVHLRVAGGRQLSGSIDVKSSKNAGVALLCASLLNKGRTTLRKVARIEEVNRLLEVLNSIGVRTTWLNDAGDLEIVPPAQLDLSSMDAEAARRTRSIIMFLGPLLHREDAFELPYAGGCDLGTRTVEPHLTALRPFGLEVKATGGQYHALVNRAITPGKPIVLTERGDTVTENAIMAAARYDGVTVIRNASPNYMVQDLCFYLDLLGVKIDGIGTTTLTVHGRADIDVDVDYAPSEDPIEAMSLLTAAIVTKSEITIRRAPVEFLEIELALLEEMGLDYDRSTEYLAENGRTRLVDLTTRPSKLHAPIDKIHPMPFPGLNIDNLPFFAVIAAIATGQTLIHDWVYENRAIYLTDLNKLGGRVKLLDPHRVMVEGPTHFSGTEMMCPPALRPAVVTLIAMMAAKGTSVLRSVYVINRGYEDLATRLNSLGAQIETFRDI, encoded by the coding sequence ATGACCGATGACTACCTGAGCCGGATCGGAAACCTCATCCGGGACGCCCGCAAGCATCGCGGCTGGACGCAGACGCAGCTCGCGGAAGTACTGAACACCAGCCAGAGTGCGGTGAACAGGATCGAGAAGGGTCATCAGAACCTCACCCTCGAGATGCTCGCCCGGATCGGCGAGGCGCTCGATTCCGAAATTGTCTCTCTCGGTGGCGGCCCGGTCCACCTCCGTGTCGCGGGCGGCCGTCAACTTTCCGGTTCCATCGACGTCAAGTCGAGCAAGAACGCGGGTGTCGCGCTGCTCTGCGCGTCACTGCTGAACAAGGGCCGTACGACGCTGCGCAAGGTCGCGCGGATCGAGGAGGTCAACCGTCTGCTCGAGGTGCTGAACTCGATCGGCGTCCGTACCACCTGGCTGAACGACGCCGGTGACCTGGAGATCGTCCCGCCGGCGCAGCTCGACCTCAGCTCGATGGACGCCGAGGCGGCCCGTCGTACCCGATCCATCATCATGTTCCTCGGCCCGCTGCTGCACCGCGAGGATGCGTTCGAGCTGCCGTACGCCGGTGGCTGCGACCTCGGCACGCGGACCGTCGAGCCGCACCTGACCGCGCTGCGCCCGTTCGGCCTCGAGGTGAAGGCGACCGGCGGCCAGTACCACGCGCTCGTCAACCGGGCGATCACGCCGGGCAAGCCGATCGTGCTGACCGAGCGCGGCGACACCGTGACCGAGAACGCGATCATGGCTGCCGCGCGGTACGACGGCGTGACCGTGATCCGCAACGCGAGCCCGAACTACATGGTCCAGGACCTGTGCTTCTACCTCGACCTGCTCGGCGTGAAGATCGACGGCATCGGCACGACGACGCTCACCGTGCACGGCCGCGCCGACATCGACGTGGACGTCGACTACGCGCCGTCCGAGGACCCGATCGAGGCGATGAGCCTGCTGACCGCGGCGATCGTGACCAAGTCCGAGATCACGATCCGGCGGGCGCCGGTGGAGTTCCTCGAGATCGAGCTCGCGCTGCTCGAGGAGATGGGGCTCGACTACGACCGCAGTACGGAGTACCTGGCCGAGAACGGGCGGACCCGGCTGGTCGACCTGACCACGCGGCCGTCCAAGCTGCACGCGCCGATCGACAAGATCCACCCGATGCCGTTCCCGGGGCTGAATATCGACAACCTGCCGTTCTTCGCGGTGATCGCGGCGATCGCCACCGGGCAGACGCTGATCCACGACTGGGTGTACGAGAACCGCGCGATCTACCTGACCGACCTGAACAAGCTCGGCGGCCGGGTCAAGCTGCTCGACCCGCACCGCGTCATGGTCGAAGGCCCGACGCACTTCTCCGGCACCGAGATGATGTGCCCGCCGGCCCTCCGCCCGGCCGTCGTCACGCTGATCGCGATGATGGCCGCGAAGGGTACGTCGGTCCTGCGCAGCGTCTACGTGATCAACCGCGGCTACGAGGACCTCGCCACCCGGCTCAACTCTCTAGGCGCTCAGATCGAGACCTTCCGGGACATCTGA
- a CDS encoding TolB family protein: MPRTLRPGQRSELYVVDVTSGEHRLVFSSSDILFEAPNWTPDENLIVNGNGRLFRVNDGLAEIELGGVPDINNDHVVSPDGRTVYVSADDGHLYAVPIEGGPGRRLTNDRGPGFHHYLHGVSPDGKTLAYIGLENRDGRRITNVWTIPSAGGADVQVTDDEFADDGAEYGPDGKWIYFNSERAGQAQLFRIAVGSGEIEQLTDDERVNWFPHPAPDGSAIAYVSFPPGTEGHPADIEDVRLRLLTDDGVRELTTLFGGQGTMNVPSWSPNSTQFAYVTYPI; encoded by the coding sequence ATGCCACGAACTCTTCGCCCTGGTCAGCGGTCCGAGTTGTACGTCGTCGACGTGACGAGTGGGGAGCACCGCCTGGTGTTCAGCTCGTCGGACATCCTTTTCGAGGCACCGAACTGGACGCCGGACGAAAACCTGATCGTCAACGGCAACGGCCGGCTGTTCCGGGTGAACGACGGACTCGCGGAGATCGAGCTCGGCGGAGTGCCCGACATCAACAACGACCACGTGGTCAGTCCGGACGGCCGGACGGTCTACGTGTCAGCGGACGACGGCCACCTGTACGCAGTACCGATCGAGGGCGGCCCCGGGCGCCGGCTGACGAACGACCGCGGACCGGGCTTCCACCACTACCTGCACGGGGTCTCACCGGACGGCAAGACGCTGGCCTACATCGGGCTCGAGAACCGGGACGGCCGGCGGATCACCAACGTGTGGACGATCCCCAGCGCCGGCGGCGCGGACGTCCAGGTGACGGACGACGAGTTCGCCGACGACGGCGCGGAGTACGGCCCGGACGGCAAGTGGATCTACTTCAACTCGGAGCGGGCGGGGCAGGCGCAGCTGTTCCGGATCGCGGTCGGCAGCGGTGAGATCGAGCAGCTGACGGACGACGAGCGCGTCAACTGGTTCCCGCACCCCGCGCCGGACGGCTCGGCGATCGCCTACGTGAGCTTCCCGCCCGGCACCGAGGGGCATCCCGCCGACATCGAGGACGTGCGACTGCGGCTGCTGACCGACGACGGCGTGCGCGAACTCACGACGCTGTTCGGCGGGCAGGGCACGATGAACGTCCCGAGCTGGTCGCCGAACAGCACGCAGTTCGCCTACGTCACCTACCCGATCTAG
- a CDS encoding exo-alpha-sialidase, translated as MRVLIALLMISTFTTPPAHATDEAPFVDDSVLFQQKTEGYSCFRIPAVVHATDGEVLAFAEGRVADCGDDGDIDIVLKRSSDGGRTWGPLQVVSEGNGSTHGNPVPIVDRKTGRIVLVTTHNGPQPCTNGCDRDPYVQTSDDFGATWTAPRELTDAKLPSWNFWYATGPMHGIQLEHGPHAGRLIVGATYETYDGVGPHVYGGHLVYSDDSGETWHIGATMSRDDGKVIVGEITVVELTDGRIYALARERGTDPGNRAYAISSDGGATFDAPFKTIPQLVVPDVQGSLVRFSARNEGDQRNRILFSAPAHPAAREVMTVRSSYDEARSFGTWQQGKVFYWGPSAYSDLVRLDGDQAGLLYEAGVASPYETIRWARFNEAYLSTPNGTPPGIPGPPAPGPRTADVGPAHNPAYVRGGATVAAGKFGKGLAMDGVDDYVEVPFDRSIDLGAGDFTMMTWIKYGATTGSHAILWAYRTGSGTTPQVWLRAEPESNRIRALLAVDRYNVTVQSTSAYNDDQWHHVVLQRVRGKLRLLVDGVEVGSATAPAGSVTAGKEFGVQGIHVGQRVDGANRFQGTLDEVRVYRRALSDAELQQIRETNKPIRSELGLDLPLDQVGMPGQS; from the coding sequence ATGCGCGTTCTCATCGCCCTACTGATGATCAGCACTTTCACAACCCCGCCAGCACACGCTACCGACGAAGCGCCGTTCGTCGACGACAGCGTGCTGTTCCAGCAGAAGACCGAGGGATATTCGTGCTTCCGCATCCCCGCCGTGGTCCACGCGACCGACGGTGAAGTGCTCGCGTTCGCCGAAGGAAGGGTCGCGGACTGCGGCGACGACGGCGACATCGACATCGTGCTGAAGCGATCCTCGGACGGCGGCCGGACCTGGGGTCCGCTGCAGGTGGTGTCCGAGGGCAACGGCAGTACACACGGCAACCCCGTACCGATCGTCGACCGGAAGACCGGCCGGATCGTGCTCGTCACCACCCACAACGGTCCGCAGCCGTGCACGAACGGCTGTGACCGCGACCCGTACGTCCAGACCAGCGACGACTTCGGCGCCACCTGGACCGCGCCGCGCGAACTGACCGACGCGAAGCTGCCGAGCTGGAACTTCTGGTACGCGACCGGCCCGATGCACGGGATCCAGCTCGAGCACGGACCGCACGCCGGCCGGCTGATCGTCGGCGCGACCTACGAGACGTACGACGGCGTCGGCCCGCACGTCTACGGCGGCCACCTCGTCTACAGCGACGACTCGGGTGAGACCTGGCACATCGGCGCGACCATGTCCCGCGACGACGGCAAGGTGATCGTCGGGGAGATCACCGTGGTCGAGCTGACCGACGGCCGGATCTACGCGTTGGCACGCGAACGCGGTACCGATCCGGGCAACCGCGCGTACGCGATCAGCAGCGACGGCGGCGCGACGTTCGACGCGCCGTTCAAGACGATCCCGCAGCTGGTGGTGCCCGACGTACAAGGCTCGCTGGTGCGGTTCAGCGCGCGGAACGAGGGCGATCAGCGGAATCGGATCCTGTTCTCGGCGCCGGCGCATCCGGCCGCGCGCGAGGTGATGACAGTGCGATCGTCGTACGACGAGGCGCGGTCCTTCGGCACGTGGCAGCAGGGGAAGGTCTTCTACTGGGGCCCGTCGGCGTACTCCGACCTGGTGCGGCTGGACGGCGATCAGGCCGGACTGTTGTACGAGGCCGGCGTCGCGAGCCCGTACGAGACGATCCGGTGGGCCCGCTTCAACGAGGCGTACCTGTCGACGCCGAACGGCACGCCGCCCGGGATCCCCGGCCCGCCGGCGCCCGGGCCGCGCACGGCCGACGTCGGCCCTGCCCACAATCCGGCGTACGTCCGCGGCGGGGCGACTGTTGCCGCGGGCAAGTTCGGGAAGGGGTTGGCGATGGACGGCGTCGACGACTACGTCGAGGTGCCGTTCGACCGGTCGATCGATCTCGGCGCGGGCGACTTCACGATGATGACGTGGATCAAGTACGGCGCGACGACGGGATCTCACGCGATCCTGTGGGCCTATCGCACCGGCTCGGGCACGACACCGCAGGTCTGGTTGCGGGCGGAGCCGGAGAGCAATCGCATCCGCGCGTTGCTGGCCGTGGACCGCTACAACGTCACGGTCCAGTCGACCTCGGCGTACAACGATGATCAGTGGCATCACGTCGTGCTGCAACGGGTGAGAGGGAAGCTGCGGTTGCTGGTCGACGGGGTCGAGGTCGGCTCGGCGACGGCGCCCGCTGGGTCGGTGACCGCGGGCAAGGAGTTCGGCGTGCAGGGCATTCACGTCGGTCAGCGGGTCGACGGCGCCAACCGGTTCCAGGGCACGCTCGACGAAGTACGTGTCTACCGGCGTGCGCTCTCGGATGCGGAACTGCAGCAGATCCGCGAGACCAACAAGCCGATCCGCTCGGAGCTAGGGCTGGACCTTCCCCTCGACCAAGTGGGCATGCCAGGCCAGAGCTGA
- a CDS encoding dihydrofolate reductase family protein, with translation MHVVAQLAVSLDGVASGFDVDLARFYALASLWQEEVTLIGADTILAQEADVLAAPRRGPRAEGPLLAVVDSRARVHSWNSLRDLGYWSDVLALYADQTPARPADATTRELVTGYDHVDLAEVLEALGRRGVHTVRVDSSGALLRACLELDLIDELALLVHPVLVGSGDRWYDTRRLNLHHVGTEVFKDGVLWMRYCVAI, from the coding sequence GTGCACGTGGTGGCTCAGCTGGCGGTATCGCTGGACGGGGTGGCGTCGGGGTTCGACGTCGACCTCGCCCGGTTCTATGCGCTGGCCTCGCTCTGGCAGGAGGAGGTCACGCTCATCGGCGCGGACACGATCCTCGCCCAGGAGGCCGACGTACTCGCCGCTCCCCGGCGCGGGCCGCGTGCGGAGGGCCCGCTGCTGGCGGTCGTCGACAGCCGGGCTCGCGTCCACAGCTGGAACTCACTCCGCGACCTCGGCTACTGGTCCGACGTCCTTGCGTTGTACGCCGACCAAACACCCGCGCGCCCTGCGGACGCGACCACCCGCGAACTCGTCACCGGCTACGACCACGTCGACCTCGCGGAAGTACTCGAGGCGCTTGGCCGCAGAGGTGTGCACACCGTCCGGGTCGATTCGTCGGGCGCGCTCCTGCGAGCGTGTCTGGAGCTCGACCTGATCGACGAACTCGCCCTCCTCGTCCATCCGGTCCTGGTCGGCTCCGGCGATCGCTGGTACGACACCCGCCGGCTCAACCTGCACCATGTCGGCACCGAGGTCTTCAAGGACGGCGTGCTCTGGATGCGTTACTGCGTGGCCATCTGA
- a CDS encoding alpha/beta hydrolase → MQKVIGTGLRAIGAVSPRLGGRLAFGLWRRLLARGQVRDSELDVHMAARVEEVDGAVTYAWGDGVRPVLLVHGWRSRASRYAGFITRLLELGYSPVSYDAPGHGDSPGPIVSILGHQRIIRALEERHGPFEGVIGHSLGVPFALYAVKEGIAAKRLVMVSGVADFGYLADSFCRALGLGPKVNQRLRREIERGYFDGDRTIWNRFSVATGKAPLLVVHNDEDEVVDPVQAQVLLRNYGEQAHFLPTAGLGHSRILQDPAVIAEAVAFLQDSDVPEGLDLSA, encoded by the coding sequence ATGCAGAAGGTGATCGGTACGGGTCTGCGGGCCATCGGAGCGGTGTCGCCACGGCTCGGCGGCCGGCTCGCATTCGGGCTCTGGCGCCGGCTGCTCGCGCGCGGCCAGGTTCGCGACAGCGAGCTGGACGTCCACATGGCCGCGCGGGTCGAGGAGGTCGACGGCGCGGTCACCTACGCCTGGGGTGACGGCGTGCGGCCGGTGCTCCTGGTCCACGGCTGGCGGTCACGCGCCTCGCGGTACGCCGGATTCATCACGCGCCTGCTCGAGCTCGGGTACAGCCCGGTGTCGTACGACGCTCCCGGGCACGGCGACTCCCCCGGGCCGATCGTCTCGATCCTCGGGCATCAGCGAATCATCCGCGCGCTCGAGGAACGGCACGGACCGTTCGAAGGCGTGATCGGACATTCGCTGGGCGTGCCGTTCGCCCTGTACGCGGTGAAGGAAGGGATCGCCGCGAAGCGGTTGGTGATGGTCAGCGGGGTCGCCGACTTCGGCTACCTGGCCGACTCGTTCTGCCGAGCGCTCGGGCTGGGGCCGAAGGTCAACCAGCGGCTGCGGCGTGAGATCGAGCGAGGGTACTTCGACGGCGACCGCACCATCTGGAACCGGTTCTCGGTCGCGACCGGGAAGGCGCCGTTGCTCGTGGTCCACAACGACGAGGACGAGGTCGTGGATCCCGTGCAGGCGCAGGTACTGCTGCGGAACTACGGCGAGCAGGCGCATTTCCTGCCCACCGCCGGCCTCGGCCACAGCCGGATCCTGCAGGACCCGGCTGTGATCGCCGAAGCGGTCGCCTTCCTGCAGGACTCAGATGTCCCGGAAGGTCTCGATCTGAGCGCCTAG
- a CDS encoding NAD(P)/FAD-dependent oxidoreductase — MADTPSGSAQIVIVGASLAGATAAEALRAEGWTGGVVLIGSEQSLPYERPPLSKDVLLAKKGTESAQLHDQQWYDDNKIDLRLGTTVTAIDPVAHTVTLDDGSQVPYGKLLISTGSRVRTLDVPGADLPGVHYLRTAEESQALTDAYAAKPRVVVVGAGWIGLEAASAARERGSEVTVVEPQSTALASVMGEEVGEVFADFQRQHGVQFRFGAGVEGFEGTDKVTGVRLSGGEVLPADLVVVGVGVRPNTELAEEAGIEVATPDNGAGIVTGADLQTSVADVYAAGDVARWDHPKYGRPVRVEHWQNAKDSGKTAAKAMLGQDVEYDSIPYFFTDQFDLGMEYAGDIPRGTSYQVVFRGDPKSGAYMVFWLDDDHHVLAGMHVNLWDTGLDAVRELIRSGKQVDPARLADTSVELSDV, encoded by the coding sequence ATGGCTGATACTCCTTCTGGTTCTGCGCAGATCGTGATCGTCGGTGCGAGTCTCGCGGGAGCGACCGCGGCCGAGGCCCTCCGGGCGGAAGGCTGGACCGGTGGTGTGGTCCTGATCGGCAGCGAGCAGTCCCTGCCGTACGAGCGACCTCCGTTGTCGAAGGACGTGCTGCTCGCCAAGAAGGGGACCGAGTCCGCTCAGCTGCACGACCAGCAGTGGTACGACGACAACAAGATCGACCTGCGCCTGGGGACCACGGTCACTGCGATCGACCCGGTCGCGCACACCGTCACGCTCGACGACGGCTCACAGGTGCCGTACGGCAAGCTGCTCATCTCGACGGGCAGCCGGGTCCGGACCCTCGACGTACCGGGCGCCGATCTGCCGGGTGTGCACTACCTGCGGACGGCGGAGGAGTCGCAGGCGCTGACCGACGCGTACGCCGCGAAGCCGCGCGTTGTCGTCGTCGGTGCAGGCTGGATCGGGCTGGAAGCGGCGTCGGCCGCGCGCGAGCGGGGCAGCGAGGTGACGGTCGTCGAGCCGCAATCGACCGCGTTGGCGTCCGTGATGGGCGAGGAGGTCGGTGAGGTGTTCGCCGACTTCCAACGCCAGCACGGCGTGCAGTTCCGGTTCGGGGCCGGGGTCGAGGGCTTCGAGGGAACGGACAAGGTGACCGGAGTCCGACTGTCCGGCGGTGAGGTGCTTCCGGCGGACCTGGTGGTCGTCGGCGTGGGCGTCCGGCCCAACACCGAGCTCGCCGAGGAGGCCGGCATCGAGGTCGCGACGCCGGACAACGGCGCCGGCATCGTGACCGGTGCGGACCTGCAGACGTCGGTGGCCGACGTGTACGCGGCCGGTGACGTGGCTCGATGGGACCACCCGAAGTACGGCCGCCCGGTCCGCGTCGAGCACTGGCAGAACGCGAAGGACAGCGGCAAGACGGCCGCGAAGGCGATGCTCGGCCAGGACGTGGAGTACGACTCGATCCCGTACTTCTTCACCGACCAGTTCGACCTGGGCATGGAGTACGCCGGCGACATCCCGCGCGGTACGTCGTACCAGGTCGTCTTCCGTGGCGACCCGAAGTCCGGCGCCTACATGGTCTTCTGGCTCGACGACGACCACCACGTCCTGGCCGGCATGCACGTCAACCTGTGGGACACCGGACTCGACGCCGTCCGCGAGCTGATCCGCTCCGGCAAGCAGGTGGATCCGGCCCGGCTGGCCGACACCTCCGTCGAGCTGTCCGACGTCTAG